The Thermobifida halotolerans sequence ATGCTGGCGTGGCGGGCGCTGCTGGCCGACCTGGGTTCCCCGCTGCCGCCGCCGGTGGCCGCCCGGGTCATGTTCGTCGGCCAGCTCGGCAAGTACCTGCCCGGGTCGGTGTGGGCGTTCGTCGCGCAGGTGGAGCTGGCCTGGGACCGCCAGGTGCCGCGCCGCCGAGGGGCCGCCGCGACGGTGCTGGCGGTCGCGGTGACGTTGACGGTGAACCTGCTGGTCGCGGCGGTCCTGCTGCCGTTGTCGTCGCCGGAGGCGGCGCGGCGCTGGTGGTGGGTGCTGGCCGCCGTCCCCTTCCTGCTGGCCGCGCTGCATCCGCGCGCGGTGACGTGGCTGCTGCACCGGGCGCTGCGCCTGACCGGCCGCCTGCGCGCGCAGGCCGACGCGGAACTGGACCGCGTCGGCGCAAGAGGCGTGGCCGCGGCCGTGGGCTGGTCCCTGGCCGCCTGGGTTCCGCTGGGTGTGCACGTGTGGCTGCTGGTCGCCGGGGTGGGCGGCGGGTGGGGGTCGTGGCCGGTGTCCACCGGCGGCTACGCGCTGGCCTGGACCCTGGGTGTGGTGGCGGTGTTCGCGCCCGCCGGGCTGGGGGTGCGCGAGGTCGTGCTGGTGGCCGCGCTGGCTCCGGTGCTCGACCCCGGTTCGGCGCTGGTCGTGGCGGGCCTGTCCCGCCTGGTGATGACCGTCGCCGACCTCGTGTGGGCGCTGCTGTGCCTGGCCGCCGTGCGCTCCCCCGCCGTGCCGGGCTCCCGCTGAGCGCCGGGCCGCCCGACCGGCCCCGGGCGCACCGGTCGGGCTACCGCGCGCGCGGGTGTTCCCGGACGGCGAGCCGGGGGCCGCGGATCACGAGCCAGAACGCCAGGAGGAGTTCGCCGAGGAAGGTGACCGTGGTGACCTCGAAGGCGGAGCCTCCGGAGAGCACGGCCGCCAGGCTGTCGGCCACGTAGCCGACGCCCGCGACGACGAGCAGGACGCCCAGGACTCTGGTGACGGGCCCCGAGGAGACGAAGTCCGACCGGTAGGCGAGGTAGCCGACGACCATCAGGTGCAGCCCGCACAGGATGAGGGCGGCGTCCCAGGCGTCACCGAACGCGTCGATGCGCAGCAGCGCCTGGGCGTGCGCCTGGTCGGCGCCGAGGATCGCGAGGTACTGCTCGTCGAGCAGGCGGGGCACGCTGACGAGTTCGCTGATCGCGACCAGGAAGGCCGCCGTGAAGGCGATCCTGAGCACGGCGGCGAGCAGTGAGACGCGCTCGCTGACCGGGCTGAACACGCGGTACAGGGCCGCGGCGACGATGACGTCGAGCACGATCACCACGTACAGGCCGAAGACGCCGAACCGGAACAGCCCCTCCGACGCCGCGATCCCCGCGGCGGTGCCCGCCGGGTCGCCCGGTACCACCAGCGCTTCCAGGGCGGCGAAGTTGACGTATCCGGCCAGCGGAGCCATCAGCAGCAGCGCGATACCGGCGACGACGCCCGCGCGCCGGATCGACCGGTTCGTGTCCGCTCCGGTCCCGTCTCGCGGGGGTGTGCCGGTCGCCGGGGCGGCGTGCTCCGTCGTCCGCTCGGTGGTTCCCATGATCGTTTCCTCTCTCGACGGGGCGGGGGCGTCGACGTGCTCGCCGCCCGCTCCCCACGGAACGCACCAAGCAACCGTACTTAGTACGCGTACTAAGTACGATAACAGGCGGCCACCGGCCCGACAAGCCGGACCGTGTCGGGCCACCGGCTAGGGTGGTCCGACGTCAGAGGAGGTGCAATGCCAGAAACCGACGCCGGTCCGGGCAGGCGGACGCCACTGACCAGGGAACGGGTGCTGCGCGGCGCCATCGCCGTCGCGGACGGGTCCGGCATCGACGCGCTGACCATGCGCTCACTCGCCGACGAGCTGGGCGTCAAACCCATGGCGCTGTACCACCACGTGGCGAACAAGCAGGAGATCCTCGACGGCATCATCGACGCCGTCTTCGCCGAGATCGAGCTCCCCCCACCCGGGACCGACTGGCGGACGGCGCTGCGCCGCCGCGCGCTCTCCGCCCGCCGCGTGCTGCGGCGCCACCCCTGGGCGGCGCCGCTCATGGAGTCGCGCACCGCCCCCGGCGCCGCCACCCTGCGCCAGCACGACGCGGTCCTCGGCACGCTGAGACGCGCCGGTTTCTCCGTCCCGACGGCGGCGCACGCCTACTCGCTGCTCGACAGCTACGTCTACGGCTTCGCCCTCCAGGAGGCCGCGCTGCCGTTCGCGCCCGAGACCGCCGCCGACACGGGACGGGCCCTCCTGGCGCGGTTCCCCTCCGAGCGCTACCCCCACCTCGCCGAGATGGTCACCGAGCACGCGCTCCGGCCCGGCTACGACTACGGCGACGAGTTCGAGTTCGGACTGGACCTCATCCTGGACGGCCTCCAGCGGCTCCTCCGCTGACCGGACCCGTGTCCGCTGAGGCTCCCCGGGGCGGCCTCAGCCCGCCAGGGCCGCCAGGTAGCGGTCCCAGTACGCCTCGGCGTCCACCGGCCGCACCCCGGCGCGCAGCTCGTCGAGGCGGCCGGGCGCGTAGCAGTCGGCGATGGCCCGCGCCAGGTCGCCGGGGTCGTCGGGGGCGCACAGCAGCCCGTCGACGCCGTCGCGCACGTGGTCGGGCAGGGTGCCCACGCGGGTGGCGAGCACCGGCAGGCCGTGTTCGTGGGCCAGCCACACGTTCTGGGTGGCGGTGGCCGACCGGTAGGGCAGCACCACCGCGTCGCAGTCGGCGAACAGGTCGGGCAGCTCCTCGGCGGGCACGTAGCCCTCGCGCCAGCGCACCCGGTGGGCCACGCCCAGCCGCTCCGCCAGCGCCCGCAGCTCCCGCGAGCCGCCCCAGAACTCCCCCGCGACGGTCAGGGAGACGTCGGGCGGTCCGGCCGCCAGGGCGCGCAGCAGCACGTCCACCCCCTTGTAGGGGCGGACGATCCCGAAGAACAGCAGCCGGTGGCGCACTCCCGCGCTCCGGGCGCGGCGGGGGCCGGTCTCGGGCAGGTGCGGGGGCATCTCGGCCGTCCGCACGTCCGGGTGTCGGCCCCGCGTCAGCCGCTCGGCGAGCGCGCGCTGCTGCGGGGAGTGGGTCAGGACCGTGTCGACCCGGTCGAGCAGCAGCCGCATGAGTGCGGTGTCGGCCCGCCCCCGCTCGTGCGGCAGCACGTTGTGGCACAGCGCCACCACGCGCGCGTGCCGCCCGCATCCGGCGCGCAGCACCAGATAGGGCGGCACCTGCACGGGCGAGAGGACGGCCAGCACCACCAGGTCGGCCTCGCGGCCCGCGCGGCGGCCGGTCCGGTACCAGCCGTCGGGCCG is a genomic window containing:
- a CDS encoding TetR/AcrR family transcriptional regulator, producing MPETDAGPGRRTPLTRERVLRGAIAVADGSGIDALTMRSLADELGVKPMALYHHVANKQEILDGIIDAVFAEIELPPPGTDWRTALRRRALSARRVLRRHPWAAPLMESRTAPGAATLRQHDAVLGTLRRAGFSVPTAAHAYSLLDSYVYGFALQEAALPFAPETAADTGRALLARFPSERYPHLAEMVTEHALRPGYDYGDEFEFGLDLILDGLQRLLR
- a CDS encoding DUF4386 domain-containing protein, coding for MGTTERTTEHAAPATGTPPRDGTGADTNRSIRRAGVVAGIALLLMAPLAGYVNFAALEALVVPGDPAGTAAGIAASEGLFRFGVFGLYVVIVLDVIVAAALYRVFSPVSERVSLLAAVLRIAFTAAFLVAISELVSVPRLLDEQYLAILGADQAHAQALLRIDAFGDAWDAALILCGLHLMVVGYLAYRSDFVSSGPVTRVLGVLLVVAGVGYVADSLAAVLSGGSAFEVTTVTFLGELLLAFWLVIRGPRLAVREHPRAR
- a CDS encoding lysylphosphatidylglycerol synthase domain-containing protein codes for the protein MISRLRASRWVRAAVVVAVLGCAAVALRARWEEAGAALAALSPWTVAGALAAALAGLGAQMLAWRALLADLGSPLPPPVAARVMFVGQLGKYLPGSVWAFVAQVELAWDRQVPRRRGAAATVLAVAVTLTVNLLVAAVLLPLSSPEAARRWWWVLAAVPFLLAALHPRAVTWLLHRALRLTGRLRAQADAELDRVGARGVAAAVGWSLAAWVPLGVHVWLLVAGVGGGWGSWPVSTGGYALAWTLGVVAVFAPAGLGVREVVLVAALAPVLDPGSALVVAGLSRLVMTVADLVWALLCLAAVRSPAVPGSR
- a CDS encoding glycosyltransferase family 4 protein — protein: MRITLVGPAHPYKGGGARHTTELAHRLAAAGHRVAVESWRAQYPAALYPGRQTVDEPEGPLYPHTRRDLAWYRPDGWYRTGRRAGREADLVVLAVLSPVQVPPYLVLRAGCGRHARVVALCHNVLPHERGRADTALMRLLLDRVDTVLTHSPQQRALAERLTRGRHPDVRTAEMPPHLPETGPRRARSAGVRHRLLFFGIVRPYKGVDVLLRALAAGPPDVSLTVAGEFWGGSRELRALAERLGVAHRVRWREGYVPAEELPDLFADCDAVVLPYRSATATQNVWLAHEHGLPVLATRVGTLPDHVRDGVDGLLCAPDDPGDLARAIADCYAPGRLDELRAGVRPVDAEAYWDRYLAALAG